TGAGATTTCCTTATCGGGAGCTCTTCCTCTTCCTGATAGATTGCCTTGGCTCTTGCCTTACGAATCTTCTCATTGGTAGGTACGGGCATTCCACCACCACCAAGACAGCCACCGGGACATGCCATGATTTCGATGAAATGTACATCGTAAAGTTCTCCGGCTTTCAGCATTTCCATCACCTTCTTGGCATTGGCAGTACCGTGTGCAACGAGGAATTTAAGCTCTACACCTTCAAGGAATGCCCAATCTGGCACACAGCCTTCAAGCACTACAGATGATTGCTTGATGCCTTCAAAGCCTCTGACGGCTTCTATACGAAGCTTGTCAAACGGTACTTCTCTGCCGGTAATGAGTTCGTAGGCGGTACGAAGTGCAGCTTCCATAACTCCACCGGTGGCACCGAAGATGAGTCCCGCTCCCGACCCGATTCCGAACGGATCATCGAATTCAGATTTGGGAAGTGAAGGAACCATCATTCCTGCTTCCTTTATCATCTTCGCCATTTCACGGGCTGTGAGACCATAATCCACATCCTTGTAACCTGATGCATTCATCTCGGGACGGTTGCATTCAAACTTCTTTGCGGAGCATGGCATTAAGGCAACACTTACCACATCTGCAGGATCCACACCGGCTTGCTCGGCATAAAATGTTTTGATGATGGCACCAAACATTTGCTGAGGTGATTTTGCCGAGGAAAGGTGATCGAGATATTCAGGATAGAAATGCTCGATATACTTTACCCAGCCGGGAGAACATGAAGTGAACTGAGGCAGTTTGACATCGGTGTCTCCGTCAACAATGGCTTTTTTAAGTCTGGTGAGGAGCTCTGTTCCCTCTTCCATGATCGTTAAATCGGCTGTAAAGTTGGTATCGAACACCTTGTCGAATCCTACCCGCTTCAATGCTGTATTCAACTGCTTCGTTACCGAAGTGCCGGGTTCCAATCCGAATTCTTCACCGATTGCAGCACGGGGGGAAGGAGCAGTCTGAATAACCACATGTTTTGTCGGATCCTCAATCGCTCTGAATATTTCATCTGATGGATCATTTGCATATAATGCTCCGGTTGGACATCTGTTGATGCACTGCCCGCAGTTTATACAAACAACATCGGCAAGCGGTTTTTCCATAAAAGTGGAAATGTGTGTGTGTGGACCTCTTCCAATAACATCGAGTGTACCCACCTCCTGTAAATCGATACAGGTTCTTACACATCGGCGACAGTTCACACATTTGTCCATATCCCTGACAACGGAAAATGATGATCTGTCGACATCAAACTTGCTGACTGTTTCATGTCCAAAGGTGAAGCTGTCAACGCCCATTTCTTTGGCAAGAGTCTGGAGTTCGCAGTTGCCATTCTTTATACAGGCGTAGCATTCACCCACATGCTCACTGAGAAGCAATTCCATAATGTGTTTTCTTGCTTTTCTGACAGCAATGGTTGATGTTTTAACTTTAAGGGGAGCAGTAATAGGGTATGAACACGATGCCTGCAAAGTCCTCATTCCCTCAACATCCACCAGACACAAACGGCAGTGACCACCGATTCCGAGATCATCATGATTACACAAGGTCGGGATATGAATGTCAGCCATTTGACATGCTTCGAGAATTGTCGTCCCAAATGGAACATTCATCGTCTTGCTGTTTATTTGAACCGTTACGGTGCCACCAATGGTCTCGGTATTTTCCGGTGCCTTCGGAACAAAGGTCTTGTGACTCATCGGAGCACGGGATGTCTTTAAATGTTTCATTGGTAAACTCCTTCTCCTTTGGAATGAAATATCTCGTCTTTGAAGTCTTCCAGAATTGACAAAAACGGGTTGGGACTGCTTTGCCCCAATCCACATTTTGACGCAACTCTCATCGTCTGGCCGAGTTCCTTCAGGTTGTTAATGTGGGCGAATGTATAATCGTTTTTCTCTATCATCTCCACACCTTCCAGGAGTTTCTGGTTGCCCAGTCTGCAGGGAGTACACTGCCCGCATGACTCTTCCACAAAAAATTCCATGAAATTTTTCAATACATGCAACATGTCACGGCTTTCATTAAAGATCATGATTGATCCGCCTGTGGCAACATCTTCGTAGGAAAGTTTTCTGTCAAATTTTGATTTGGGTATGCAAATGCCCGATGCTCCGCCAACCTGCACAGCCTTTGTGTTCTTTGCACCGACTTTTTCAAGCAGCTCATTTATGCTGATTCCCCAGTTGAGTTCGTAAACTCCGGGTTTGTCGCAGTCGCCTGAAACTGAAAAAAGTTTGGAGCCTGAAGATGCCGAAGTACCAAGCTGAGCATACTTTTCACCACCCTGGAGCACGATATGTGGCACAGCAGCGAGAGTCTCTACATTGTTAACAGTCGTGGGAGCACCGCAAAAACCTGTATTTACCGGATATGGAGGGCGGTTTCTCGGTTCACCTCTCTGACCTTCGAGTGACTCAATCAAAGCGGTTTCCTCACCGCAAACATATGCTCCTGCTCCCATCACAATTGCGATATCGAAGTTAAAACCTTCTTTTCCGAGAATATTTTCTCCAAGCAGATTGTTCTCACGCATCTCAGCGAGGCAGTCTTCCAGGAACTGTTTCATGTAGATGTATTCACCTCTAAGATAAATATATCCCTGAACCGCTCCCACAGTGTATCCTCCGATTACCATTCCGTCGAGGATCAGGAAAGGAGAATTCATAAGGAGCACACGGTCTTTGAATGTACCCGGTTCTCCTTCATCAGCATTGCAAACGATGAATTTATCTTCGCCCTTTGCGGCTGCCACAAGCATCCATTTGGTCGAAGTCGGGAATCCGGCTCCGCCTCTTCCCTTTAGTTTGGAGGTTTTAAGCTCAAAAAGAATATCTTCCCGGCTCATTTCGAGGGCTCTTTTTACTCCTGATCCGGCAATGTAATCCGAAAAAAGAAGACTGGAAGTATGTATTGTATTTACTATGTCGTTATGCATTTTATCATCCTCCTCACTTGATCTCTCTTAAAATGGCACATGCTTTTTCAGGATCAAGTTTAGTGTAAACCCTGTCGTTTACAGTCATGGCAGGTCCTTGATCACACATACCAAGGCAATTGGTAAATTCGAGTGTGATTTTCTGGTCTTTACTGGTCTCACCAAACTTCAATCCGAGCTCTCTTTCGATCGCTTTCTCGATGTTGCATTTGCCTGCCATGTCGCAAATAATAGTGCGGCACAACCGTACAATGTTTCTGCCTTTTGGTTTGCAATTGAAAAATGAGTAGAAGGAAACCACGCCAAATACTTCCACGGGATGGATATCCAGCACCCGTGCCACCTCCTGCTGAGCAAAATCGGGGATGTAATTATACCTGTTCTGGATGTAATTGAGGAGTGGCATTAGAGCAGTGCGATGAAATTCATACTGCTTTGCGAAATCCTCAATTTCCTGAGTTAAACTGTTTTTTTCTAATTCTAACATCTCTTTACCTCTTATTTCTTGTTCAAGAGTTTGAGAACTTTATCGATGAGCACATCGGCTGAGACAGGTTTTTCAACGAAATCGTCGACAGGAACCATGTCGCTTTTTCCAAACTCAAATCCGAGTGCTTTGGATACAGATGTGTACATCAAAATGGGGGTTTTTACACCGTCGCGGCGTAACTTCTGGGCAAGGAAAAATCCGTCATCAGGCTCCTGCATCATTACATCAAGTATGATGAGGGATGGAGAATTTTCCTTTACTATTTTAAAACCATCGGTGGGGTTGTTTGCGGTTATCACTTCGAAACCGTTAGCCATCAGAACCAGGGTAGTGGCGTCTATAATATCCGGGTCGTCATCAATTATTGCTATGAGAGACATATCAGTCCTTTGCATTAATTTGTTGCTTTGTTTTGTTCTATATCTTCCCATCGGAATTTACCGACAAGTCACGGGAGACTTCTCCCGATTGGAACTGTCTGCTTGAAAGAGTATTAGTTCCGCAGTTATGATCTGTGCCCGGTGGCACGCCCAACTTTATTGAAATTTATTTGTTTACAACCTTCTCAGGAAGGAAAATCCTGAAGGTGCTCCCTTTTTCGTATTCACTTTCGGTCTCTATTTTACCTGAATAGTAATCGATCGTTTTCTTTACTATGGACAAACCGAGCCCTGTGCCATGAATTGATTTTGTAAATTCGTTCTTCGCCCTGAAGAAATCGGAGAAGAGCCTGTTTTTCTCCTCAGGTTTTAGTCCGATTCCCGTATCTCTTATCTCCAATACTATGTATGCTCCCCTCTTTTGGAGGGAGATGAAGACCTGACCATTTTCCTTGTTATACTTGATCGCATTGCTTGTCAGGTTGGTAATCACTCTTTCAATTTCAAGGCGGTCAGCTTCAATAGTGTAGGAAGTGTCTCCTTTTGAGTATTTAATCGATACATTTTTCTTCTTCGCTTCAAACTCCATCATCTGGATTGTTTCTGTCAGAAGTGAATCCAAATCAATTTTGATAATCTCCCTTTTCACAGTGTTCAACTCGATCCGCGAAATATCGAGCAGATCGTTCACCATGGTTAACAGACTGCGAAGACGGCTTGTACTTCTGTTCAGGAAGTCCTGCCTCTGCTCATCTGTGATTTTCATTTTGGGATTGCTTAGAATGTCAAGGAAGCCGATTGTAGCCGCAACGGGAGCTTTAAGCTCATGCGATACCATCGAGACGAATTGCGATTTAAGGTTTTCTATCTGCTTGAACTGGGTAATGTTCTTTGCCACAACCACAATTCCCGCCGTCTTTTTCTTTTCATTATCGGGAATTGGCGAACAGGAAACTTCGACGAACATTTCAGGCTGGGTGGAGAGTTTCAATTGTACTGACTCACTCACATCTTCAAAAACCTCCCTGTTGATCATCCGTGTGGCGATTTCCCGCACTTCCTCCGGCAATACTTCAAGTATCCGTTCTGCAAGTAAAATTTCATCCAGATCGAGTAACCGCAGAGCGGCAGGATTGTAATAAACCATTTCACCGAACTGGTTCATTACCAGTACACCGTCTGCAAGGAGATTAATTATGGTATTCAGCCTGCTTCTCTCGAATGCAAGCTCTAAAAGGCGGGCTTCACGGTCACGACGCAGTCTTTCGGCTTCAAGTATCAGCCTCCGTTTCTGCATCCCTTTTTCGATATTGTGTATCAGTTCGTCAGGGGTGAAAGGCTTCAAAATGTAACCTTCCGCTCCAAGTTTCGTGGCTTCGACTGCAGTTTCATAACTGGCGTAGGCAGTCGCCATAAAACAGATGGTGTTGGGTCTTGCGAGACGGATTTCGCGCAACACATCAATGCCGCTGACATCAGGCATTTTAAGGTCGAGGAGAGCGATATCGAAATCGCCCCCTGTCCCTTTTTTAATTCCTTCCATGCCATTCTCGGCAGTGTCCACTTCAAATCCTTCGATCTGAAGTATCCTTTTTACGCCGTTACGAAGGTAATCTTCGTCATCAACCAGAAGTATCCTGGCAGGGCTGTCTGAATCTTCCACCCTGTTATCTCCGGATCAACCTGACTGTTTTTCGTAAAAATCGGAGATCCTGCTTAAGATATCTTCGAGAACGACCGGTTTGTTCAGGATGTCATCTGCGTTGATCCACTCCTGCTCCTCCTGAGTCATCGAATCAAATTGCATTCCTGTCTGGTTTGCAACTGCTGTTACGATGTAAACAGGCATTTTTTTACCATGCGGATGCCGCTTGATCTTGTGAGCCAGAATAAAACCTGAATCATACTCTTCCATCATCAAATCGATGACCGCACAGGCAGGTTTGAATGTCAGGAACTTTTCATAACCTTCGTTACTTGTTTCGGCTGTTTCAACTGTAAATCCTTCAGCCTCAAAAAGAAGTCTGTTCTGCTCAAGTATGTCTATATCGTCATCAACCAGTAATATTTTTTTTTCGTAGTCCATTTTATACCTTCATATGTTTAAGTACTGTTTTTTAGGGAGTCGAATATGAAATTCGGTTCCTTTTCCCTCTTCACTCGTAAAGTTGATATCGCCTTTATGCATTTTCATAATACCATAGGCGATCGCCAACCCGAGTCCGGTCCCTTTACCGGCTTCTTTCGTAGTGAAAAAAGGAGTAAACAGTTTGCTGTGATTCTCTTTTTTTATGCCTTCTCCGGTGTCAGCAACAAACAGTTTGATGCTATCACCCAGATCCTCAAATCTGATATTGATCTTTTTTGTTGACGCGTTTCTAAGCGCGTCCGTTGCATTAATCAGAAGATTGGTTAACACCTGCTCTATTTGATCCTTGTCTCCCTGTATTACCATGGCAGCCAAAGGAAGCTCCGCCTTAACTTCAACTCCATCCAGCTTCCCGGTTACCGATAATTTTTTAACAAGATTCTTTATCTCTGCAAATATATCGAAAGTTGAGACATTTAGTTTGCCTTGCCTTGCAAAATTCAAAAGATTGGCAACAATATTTTTACATCTGTTTGCCTCACCCATAATCATTTCGAGGTCACCCGAAATATCAGCTTCTATTTTATGCTTGTCACAAAGTTTCTTCAACAATCCTGCATAAACCATAATAGTCCCCAGTGGATTATTGATCTCGTGAGCAACTCCGGCAGCCAACTGACCGATTGATGCGAGTTTTTCAGCCGAATGAAGTGCGGCTTCGGTCTCGTGAAGATTGTCGTATGCATCCCGTATCTCATCAAGGAGGTGCGGCAGACACATCTCTTTTTCGCTGAGTCCCTTGGCAATTGCAATCGCGAAATCTCTGCAGGTATTATACCCGCATGCACCGCAGTTTAATTCATCCCTCTTCCTGTTTATCCCGAAAGTGGAGAGAATTTCATTTATTTTCTCTTCATCGGGCTCGGGTCTTCTCTGGCTTGTCTTGACAAAATTCCTGCCAAAATCGATATCCCTGCTGTTGAAAATATTGCTTTTCCACACCTTTTTGTCAACCTGCTTCATGTCTTTTTTGATAAATTCTATCACTTTCTCCCGTTTGGAATAGTAGTTCAGATCAATATCAATTGCAGGTCCCGAAATGCAACCTTCACAAAAAAGTATGTCCACGAATCGCGCATTAATATTCTTCGCGGCTATTTCATCGATGATCTCAATTACCTTTTTTCTCCCCTCAACTACAACGATCTCATCATCAAGTACATCGCCGGGAAGGTCAGTTGATTTCAGAAGTCCGCCTGCAAGAGGAAATGCCTTCCCAAGTGCTGCTCTCGGAGGATCGAACGGGATTGTTTCCAAATCGGAAAAAACTATATTTTCCCTTAAAAACATCTGCTTCAGCTCACTGAAGGTCAGTACTGTGTCGATAACATTTTCCACAGGGTCGTCTGTAAATTCATCTTTTTTCGCGACACACGGTCCCACAAAAACAATTTTTGTGTTCTCCCCTTTCTCCTTTTTAAGATACCTGCCGAGGGCTATCATCGGCGAGACTATTCCCGCGAGGTTTGGTACCAGTTCAGGATAGTATTTCTGTATGTAGTTGAAAACTGCAGGGCAGGCGGTGCTTATCACCGGCTTCACTTCTGCGTTCATAACTGCATCAATATAGTCGCTTCCCACGAGATCGGCACCAAATGCTGTCTCAACAACTGTGTCAAATCCAAGTCGCTTCAGGGCTGCGGGAATTTTTTCGTAGTCATTGGGGAAGGATGCAGCGAAAGACGGAGCTACAATGGCAATCCGTTCAGACTGGATATCTGAAAGCACTTCACTGTATGTGTCTTCGATGTTGCTGATGATGCATTTGGCGTGCTGAGAGCATACCACTACACAGTTGCCACAGGTAATGCAACGATCCTGTATTATAAGAGCCTGTCCGTTTACTACCCTGATCGCTTTCGCCGGACACTCCCTAATACACGAATAACACCTTTTACATCTGTCAGGTACGGTAAATATTACACCGGACATTTTTGAACTTCCGCAATAATCTCTTTTTAGCATGCATAATTGATGCCAAACTTAATGAGTCAAATTTGATGCTTAAAGCAGGAATCTGTTATTGAGCGAAAATTCAATTTCTCACAAACGATAAAATTTTGTCTTAATTTTTGGAAACGGGTTGAAAAGCGATTTACAATATTAAATCGATTTTGTGAAATGGCGTGGATATTATCTGGCCGGGAAAAGATTTGCTGCTCGACTTCTAAATCACCTCCACCACTTCCGAACAACTGCTTCCCGTAAAAATAATCACCCAAAATTTGAGATTGGTGATTTCCTTTATTTCAGGCAGTTGCTTGTATCTTTCCACCTGTTTTATTGCGGCAGATTTCACATCTTCAAGGGTTGAAGCATCACTTTTTTTAATGTACTTTATTTCAAAAAGGTGCTGAAATGCAGGGCTGTAATTCTGTGAATTCAAAAACATAAGGTCAGGATAGTTAAGGTTCACTTCCTGTTCACTTTTAATTTTGAATGATTTTGTAAGTGAAATATATACGATAAACAACAGTTTTACATATTTCTCATCAAAATTCATAAAATCACGATTCGACAGATTCTGTAAAATGGACTCAACAATTCCGGCCACAGGTCGAACATCGTTTGAATTACCCATCGCCCTTACTGCATTTTTGAGGTCTTCAATATCGGGTTCTATCTGATTTTTTTCAGTCATTTCATTTGCGAAAAAATCCCAAAACACTTCTTTTACCACATAGTTTGGAATCTCAAACAACAAATCGAAATCTTTTTGCCCCTTTATCGTCAATAACCCGTTATAAAAGAGCATGGTAATAAAATCCTGTACTGTGAATTTTCGCTCAAATGTGAAGATTTGAGTGAGATTGGAAGGATAGGAACCTGTCTTTAAAATAGTATCAATCACTTCAACATTTACTTCGTAATTCTCAAGATTCACGATCTTTTTGATCTTCGAGAAATCTGTCAGGATATTACTGTCCACCATTTCGCGGGGATATTTCAGCGTAACGGGATTTATTTCCGAGAAAAATCTAAGCAACATCGTCGGATTATAAAGTCTGGTAGTTGATTCAGGAGAGAATAAACTGCCATTGTACCATGCGGCAACATCTTGAAGAATCTTTTCAGCAGCCTTTGCTTGAATACCGGGCAGAAGATCATAAATCATCTTTTCGACTTCCCCGGTCGTAAATCCTGTCATTTCATTAAATTGGGGATGCAATGAAATATTTGTACCAATATTAAAACCACTGGTCATCGAGTCGAGCGTTACTGGCGTAACCCCTGTTGCAAAAAATCTTTCGATTATCCCTTTGCCTGTAAAATATTTTATTGTCTCGTAAAATTTTCTAACAAATCCGTTTTTTGAAACAATGTCCGAAAATGTATCAAAATGGAAAGAGAGGATTTCGTTCGTAAAATGATCGTACTCATCTATTAAGATCATGATTTTATTTTCAAGTATTGAGCTGACCTTTGATAGATAAAATTCCAAAGTTGATGCAGGAAATCTTTGTTGCGATATTTCTTCGAACTCTGACCTGTCGAGTAAATTATATGATTCGTTAAAAAGAAGTAAACCCATCCTGATTTTATTGTTAAAACTCTCCATGATATCATCAAGGTTGGAAGTATTTATTCCTGTGAAATCGAATCTTAATACATAATAATTGTTTTTATTCGGAGTGGTGTGCTCCTTTTGTCCAATATATAATTCAGAGAACAGTGAATCAAAATCATCTTTGAACTGAAGTCCATAATAATATTCGAGCATTGAAATTGTAAGAGACTTTCCAAAAAGACGAGGACGGAGAAAAAAGAGATATTTATTGCTCTCCTCCATTTTACGGATAAACTGAGTTCTGTCAACATAATAGCAGTCGGATTGAATCAGTGTTCTGAAATCAGCTATTCCGTAGGGCAGTCTTTTTCGCTTGTTCATTTTGGTACCAAAACTTGTAAAATCTTTGATTTAAATATAAGAATCCTGTTTTATCATTTCTTTCTTTGTTTTCACCAATATTATTCAGATATTTTGATTCAGCTTTCCGTTTTTGACAATCACAATTTCAGTGAATCTGGTATGAACACTTACACAATAAAAAACATGGTCTGCCGTCGATGTATTACCGCGGTAGAATCAATTTTTCACGAAACGGGAGTTAATCCCACTCTGGTAAGACTTGGGGAAGTGGTGACAGAAAAACCTCTAACTGACGACCAAACCAAGCTGTTGCGCGAAAAACTTAACGAAGCGGGTTTTGAACTGCTTGATGACATAAGAAAACAGCAGATCGAAAGAATAAAAACTTTGATTATTGACCATGTCCACCACAGAAATGAAGAAAAATTTAATTATACCGATGTGTTATCGAAAGAATTGCACCGCGAATATTCGAGTCTCAGCAAGCTCTTCTCGGAAACCGAAGGCATCACAATAGAGCAATTTGTGATCCTGCAGAAGATTGAAAAGGTGAAGGAACTCCTCGTTTACGATGAACTGAGCCTTGGCGAGATTGCTGACAAACTGGGTTACAGCAGTGTCGCCCATCTTTCGGGACAATTCAAAAAAATCACGGGATTTACTCCGACACAGTTTAAGGCACAAGGAATCGGCTCCAGAAAACATCTGGATCATCTTTAAATCCGTTTAAGTGTAAATCATTTCCATCCAAATGTAACGAATCACCATGCTGACAATCGTAATTTTGCTTTGTAACTAAAAGGAATTTGAAAATGACGAAGCAAACTTATCCGGTCTTAAACATGACATGTGCTTCATGTGCCGCCAGAGTGCAAAAGACCATAGAAAAGCAACCCGGTGTCGCCTCAGCGATGGTAAATTATGCCAACTCCACTCTTGTTGCAGAATTTGATCCAAAGCTTGTGACTCCAGAACAACTAAAAACTGCCGTTCAAAAATACGGGTACGACCTTGTACTGGACAGCGACAATTCAGACCTGGATGACATCAACAAAAAGAAATCGGATGAATTAAAGAACACAACAATCGGTGCCGTAATTCTCTCCCTCCCCGTTGTGATAATCGGAATGTTTTTTATGCATATGCCGTATGCAAATTACATTTCCTGGGTGCTCTCAACTCCGGTAGTCCTTTGGTTCGGACGAAGATTTTTCACAGGTGCATGGAAACAGTTGAAAAATAAAACCGCAAATATGGATACCCTGGTCGCACTAAGCACGGGTGTAGCTTATATATTTTCGGCTTTTAACACACTCTTTCCGGAATATCTAAGTGAGAAAGGTGTCCACCCGCATGTCTATTTTGAAGCGGCTTCAGTCGTAATTGCCTTCATTCTGCTCGGTAAAATGCTCGAAGACAGGGCAAAAGGTAGCACATCATCCGCCCTTAAAAAACTTATAGGACTTCAGCCAAATACCGTTACAGTAATGTTCGATGGAATAACCAAAGTGGTTCCCATTTCAAATGTTATGGTTGGTGATACAATCGTCGTAAAGCCCGGTGAAAAAGTGGCTGTTGACGGTACCGTTACTTCAGGGAAATCATTCGTAGATGAAAGCATGATCAGCGGAGAGCCAATCCCCGTTGAAAAGTCTGAAGGTTCAAAAGTTTTTGCGGGTACTATAAACCAAAAAGGAAGCTTTATCTTCTCAGCGGAGAAGGTCGGAAGTGATACACTTCTTGCTCACATAATAAAAATGGTTCAGGATGCACAGGGCAGCCGGGCACCTGTACAACAACTTGTGGATAAAATTGCATCTGTTTTCGTACCGATAGTCATTGTCATTGCAATTCTAAGCCTCTTTGCATGGGTGATCATCGGAGGAGAATC
This Bacteroidota bacterium DNA region includes the following protein-coding sequences:
- a CDS encoding [FeFe] hydrogenase, group A; this encodes MKHLKTSRAPMSHKTFVPKAPENTETIGGTVTVQINSKTMNVPFGTTILEACQMADIHIPTLCNHDDLGIGGHCRLCLVDVEGMRTLQASCSYPITAPLKVKTSTIAVRKARKHIMELLLSEHVGECYACIKNGNCELQTLAKEMGVDSFTFGHETVSKFDVDRSSFSVVRDMDKCVNCRRCVRTCIDLQEVGTLDVIGRGPHTHISTFMEKPLADVVCINCGQCINRCPTGALYANDPSDEIFRAIEDPTKHVVIQTAPSPRAAIGEEFGLEPGTSVTKQLNTALKRVGFDKVFDTNFTADLTIMEEGTELLTRLKKAIVDGDTDVKLPQFTSCSPGWVKYIEHFYPEYLDHLSSAKSPQQMFGAIIKTFYAEQAGVDPADVVSVALMPCSAKKFECNRPEMNASGYKDVDYGLTAREMAKMIKEAGMMVPSLPKSEFDDPFGIGSGAGLIFGATGGVMEAALRTAYELITGREVPFDKLRIEAVRGFEGIKQSSVVLEGCVPDWAFLEGVELKFLVAHGTANAKKVMEMLKAGELYDVHFIEIMACPGGCLGGGGMPVPTNEKIRKARAKAIYQEEEELPIRKSHENTHVAEFYARFIPEGPCSHKSHELLHTHYTKRGKFIV
- a CDS encoding iron hydrogenase: MHNDIVNTIHTSSLLFSDYIAGSGVKRALEMSREDILFELKTSKLKGRGGAGFPTSTKWMLVAAAKGEDKFIVCNADEGEPGTFKDRVLLMNSPFLILDGMVIGGYTVGAVQGYIYLRGEYIYMKQFLEDCLAEMRENNLLGENILGKEGFNFDIAIVMGAGAYVCGEETALIESLEGQRGEPRNRPPYPVNTGFCGAPTTVNNVETLAAVPHIVLQGGEKYAQLGTSASSGSKLFSVSGDCDKPGVYELNWGISINELLEKVGAKNTKAVQVGGASGICIPKSKFDRKLSYEDVATGGSIMIFNESRDMLHVLKNFMEFFVEESCGQCTPCRLGNQKLLEGVEMIEKNDYTFAHINNLKELGQTMRVASKCGLGQSSPNPFLSILEDFKDEIFHSKGEGVYQ
- a CDS encoding NAD(P)H-dependent oxidoreductase subunit E, producing MLELEKNSLTQEIEDFAKQYEFHRTALMPLLNYIQNRYNYIPDFAQQEVARVLDIHPVEVFGVVSFYSFFNCKPKGRNIVRLCRTIICDMAGKCNIEKAIERELGLKFGETSKDQKITLEFTNCLGMCDQGPAMTVNDRVYTKLDPEKACAILREIK
- a CDS encoding response regulator — encoded protein: MGRYRTKQSNKLMQRTDMSLIAIIDDDPDIIDATTLVLMANGFEVITANNPTDGFKIVKENSPSLIILDVMMQEPDDGFFLAQKLRRDGVKTPILMYTSVSKALGFEFGKSDMVPVDDFVEKPVSADVLIDKVLKLLNKK
- a CDS encoding response regulator gives rise to the protein MEDSDSPARILLVDDEDYLRNGVKRILQIEGFEVDTAENGMEGIKKGTGGDFDIALLDLKMPDVSGIDVLREIRLARPNTICFMATAYASYETAVEATKLGAEGYILKPFTPDELIHNIEKGMQKRRLILEAERLRRDREARLLELAFERSRLNTIINLLADGVLVMNQFGEMVYYNPAALRLLDLDEILLAERILEVLPEEVREIATRMINREVFEDVSESVQLKLSTQPEMFVEVSCSPIPDNEKKKTAGIVVVAKNITQFKQIENLKSQFVSMVSHELKAPVAATIGFLDILSNPKMKITDEQRQDFLNRSTSRLRSLLTMVNDLLDISRIELNTVKREIIKIDLDSLLTETIQMMEFEAKKKNVSIKYSKGDTSYTIEADRLEIERVITNLTSNAIKYNKENGQVFISLQKRGAYIVLEIRDTGIGLKPEEKNRLFSDFFRAKNEFTKSIHGTGLGLSIVKKTIDYYSGKIETESEYEKGSTFRIFLPEKVVNK
- a CDS encoding response regulator; translated protein: MDYEKKILLVDDDIDILEQNRLLFEAEGFTVETAETSNEGYEKFLTFKPACAVIDLMMEEYDSGFILAHKIKRHPHGKKMPVYIVTAVANQTGMQFDSMTQEEQEWINADDILNKPVVLEDILSRISDFYEKQSG
- a CDS encoding 4Fe-4S dicluster domain-containing protein, coding for MSGVIFTVPDRCKRCYSCIRECPAKAIRVVNGQALIIQDRCITCGNCVVVCSQHAKCIISNIEDTYSEVLSDIQSERIAIVAPSFAASFPNDYEKIPAALKRLGFDTVVETAFGADLVGSDYIDAVMNAEVKPVISTACPAVFNYIQKYYPELVPNLAGIVSPMIALGRYLKKEKGENTKIVFVGPCVAKKDEFTDDPVENVIDTVLTFSELKQMFLRENIVFSDLETIPFDPPRAALGKAFPLAGGLLKSTDLPGDVLDDEIVVVEGRKKVIEIIDEIAAKNINARFVDILFCEGCISGPAIDIDLNYYSKREKVIEFIKKDMKQVDKKVWKSNIFNSRDIDFGRNFVKTSQRRPEPDEEKINEILSTFGINRKRDELNCGACGYNTCRDFAIAIAKGLSEKEMCLPHLLDEIRDAYDNLHETEAALHSAEKLASIGQLAAGVAHEINNPLGTIMVYAGLLKKLCDKHKIEADISGDLEMIMGEANRCKNIVANLLNFARQGKLNVSTFDIFAEIKNLVKKLSVTGKLDGVEVKAELPLAAMVIQGDKDQIEQVLTNLLINATDALRNASTKKINIRFEDLGDSIKLFVADTGEGIKKENHSKLFTPFFTTKEAGKGTGLGLAIAYGIMKMHKGDINFTSEEGKGTEFHIRLPKKQYLNI
- a CDS encoding ATP-binding protein, which gives rise to MNKRKRLPYGIADFRTLIQSDCYYVDRTQFIRKMEESNKYLFFLRPRLFGKSLTISMLEYYYGLQFKDDFDSLFSELYIGQKEHTTPNKNNYYVLRFDFTGINTSNLDDIMESFNNKIRMGLLLFNESYNLLDRSEFEEISQQRFPASTLEFYLSKVSSILENKIMILIDEYDHFTNEILSFHFDTFSDIVSKNGFVRKFYETIKYFTGKGIIERFFATGVTPVTLDSMTSGFNIGTNISLHPQFNEMTGFTTGEVEKMIYDLLPGIQAKAAEKILQDVAAWYNGSLFSPESTTRLYNPTMLLRFFSEINPVTLKYPREMVDSNILTDFSKIKKIVNLENYEVNVEVIDTILKTGSYPSNLTQIFTFERKFTVQDFITMLFYNGLLTIKGQKDFDLLFEIPNYVVKEVFWDFFANEMTEKNQIEPDIEDLKNAVRAMGNSNDVRPVAGIVESILQNLSNRDFMNFDEKYVKLLFIVYISLTKSFKIKSEQEVNLNYPDLMFLNSQNYSPAFQHLFEIKYIKKSDASTLEDVKSAAIKQVERYKQLPEIKEITNLKFWVIIFTGSSCSEVVEVI
- a CDS encoding AraC family transcriptional regulator, which codes for MNTYTIKNMVCRRCITAVESIFHETGVNPTLVRLGEVVTEKPLTDDQTKLLREKLNEAGFELLDDIRKQQIERIKTLIIDHVHHRNEEKFNYTDVLSKELHREYSSLSKLFSETEGITIEQFVILQKIEKVKELLVYDELSLGEIADKLGYSSVAHLSGQFKKITGFTPTQFKAQGIGSRKHLDHL